A stretch of the Aegilops tauschii subsp. strangulata cultivar AL8/78 chromosome 4, Aet v6.0, whole genome shotgun sequence genome encodes the following:
- the LOC109779582 gene encoding probable flavin-containing monooxygenase 1 has protein sequence MAMAQGQGARATREAVPPVSRVAIIGGGISGLAAAKQMAAYDPVVFEATPSVGGVWKHCVYRTTRLQTPRPDYEFSDYSWKNREDPSFPTHTEIVDYLEGYADEFDLWRYISFGSKVVDIKFLGGAEAGFTELWSGTGKDPLRGKPMWEVGIVTGDSNTIQYYKFEFVVMCTGKYGDVPRMPVFPPGKGPEVFKGTVMHSLDYCKLSEEETVELMRGKKVVVVGYKKSAIDLANECAQANQVKGGQPCTMLVRTLHWVVPSYSIWGLPFSMFYSTRLSQLFYERPNQGFFRSLLCRLMSPLRAGVSKFIESYLSWKLPLGKYGLTPDHPFVEDYASCQMAILPEAFFEMADRGLVRFQRASAGWCFSENGVVLNDGTKVEADLVFLATGFEGKDKLREVLPKPFRDLVVGKSSMMPLYRGTIHPLIPNMAFVGFVESVSNLHTSELRCRWLSGLLEGRFELPSVKAMMGHVAGEADAMRRTTRFYRRHCISTYSIHDSDGMCADLGSATLRKGNWIAELFAPYNNKDYKEQ, from the exons ATGGCCATGGCGCAAGGACAAGGGGCGCGGGCCACCAGGGAGGCCGTGCCTCCGGTGTCCCGTGTGGCCATCATCGGCGGCGGGATCAGCGGCCTGGCCGCGGCGAAGCAGATGGCGGCCTACGACCCCGTCGTGTTCGAGGCGACGCCGTCCGTCGGCGGGGTGTGGAAGCACTGCGTCTACCGCACCACGCGGCTGCAGACGCCCCGCCCGGACTACGAGTTCTCCGACTACTCCTGGAAGAACCGCGAAGACCCTTCGTTCCCGACCCACACGGAGATCGTCGACTACCTCGAGGGCTACGCCGACGAGTTCGACCTCTGGCGCTACATCTCGTTCGGCTCCAAGGTGGTGGACATCAAGTTCCTCGGCGGCGCCGAGGCCGGGTTCACCGAGCTGTGGAGCGGAACCGGCAAGGATCCGCTCCGAGGCAAGCCCATGTGGGAGGTCGGCATCGTCACCGGCGACTCCAACACCATTCAG TATTACAAGTTCGAGTTCGTGGTGATGTGCACGGGGAAGTACGGCGACGTGCCGCGGATGCCGGTGTTCCCGCCGGGGAAGGGGCCGGAGGTGTTCAAGGGGACGGTGATGCACTCGCTGGACTACTGCAAGCTGAGCGAGGAGGAGACCGTTGAGCTGATGCGAGGCAAGAAGGTTGTGGTGGTTGGGTACAAGAAGAGCGCTATCGATCTAGCCAACGAATGTGCCCAGGCAAACCAAG TCAAGGGAGGGCAGCCGTGCACGATGCTGGTACGGACCCTGCACTGGGTGGTGCCATCCTACTCAATCTGGGGCTTGCCATTCTCCATGTTCTACTCCACACGCTTGTCTCAGCTCTTCTACGAGCGGCCCAACCAAGGGTTCTTCCGATCCCTCCTCTGCCGCCTCATGAGCCCACTG AGGGCAGGGGTGTCAAAGTTCATCGAGTCGTACCTGTCATGGAAGCTGCCGCTGGGCAAGTACGGTCTGACGCCGGACCACCCCTTCGTCGAGGACTACGCCAGCTGCCAGATGGCCATCCTCCCGGAGGCCTTCTTCGAGATGGCGGACCGCGGCCTCGTCCGCTTCCAGAGGGCCTCCGCCGGCTGGTGCTTCTCCGAGAACGGCGTGGTCCTCAACGACGGCACCAAGGTGGAGGCCGACCTCGTCTTCCTCGCCACCGGCTTCGAGGGCAAGGACAAGCTCCGCGAGGTCCTGCCAAAGCCCTTCCGCGACCTCGTCGTCGGCAAGTCTTCCATGATGCCGCTCTACCG TGGCACGATCCACCCGCTGATCCCCAACATGGCGTTCGTCGGGTTCGTGGAGAGCGTGTCGAACCTGCACACGTCGGAGCTGCGGTGCCGGTGGCTGTCGGGGCTGTTGGAGGGGCGgttcgagctgccgtccgtgaaGGCCATGATGGGGCACGTTGCCGGCGAGGCCGACGCCATGCGCCGCACCACGCGGTTCTACCGCCGCCACTGCATCTCCACCTACAGCATCCACGACAGCGACGGCATGTGCGCCGACCTCGGCTCCGCCACGCTCCGTAAGGGCAACTGGATCGCCGAGCTCTTCGCGCCATACAACAACAAGGACTACAAGGAGCAGTAA